Genomic window (Staphylococcus debuckii):
TCTAATGTAACGTGTTGATACTGAGTAGTAGGTACCACAATATCTGTATTCAGTGCTTCTTTAAGCATATCGTCTAATTTTTCAGGTGGATAGAGTGCAATGATTTCTTCTTCTACTTCTTTCATGACTTCATCCATTTCGCCATAGCGTTTGCCTAAATCTTCCCATTTACGCATAAATACCACATTATCATCGTCTTTTTGTGCATCTAACATAGTATCCACAAATTGAGTTGGTAATTGTTTACGTTCTTCGTTTTCTGTGGTAGATAATTTAATTTGATACGGGACACCTTTAAATTTGAGTACTTCGGCTTTGATTTCACCGTAATGTGCATCTGGAACGGGTTCATCACTTTGATCCACTCCAGCGTCTTCATTTAGTACATGTGTAATTTTAGGCAATACTTCTTCCCAATTTGCTTTCGGTGTCTTATCTATCGCTAGGAAATCAATAACATAGAAGATTGATTTTACGCCTTCTAATTCTAATAAGTGATTAATAAAGTCTGGTTGTCCTTCTTTCACAGATGTATAAGTGGAGGATTGATTGTCCTCTCTTTGTTTATTTAACACTACTTTCATAGTATTAGGACTTGGTGTCGGTTCTATACGAACGATTTCCATCGAGATTCCCTCCATTTATTGTAATTCGTTTCCAAACTGCTTGATTTGTTTACCTACTGAGCACTCTTCTATGCAAAAATGATGGGCATAGGTTTTACCATTTTCTTTGCGATTATATAATTTAAGTTCACAATTCTTGCAATAAGTATTCAGCAGTTCATCAATAGAATCAAGGGCTTGCTTTTCAGATTTAGTAAAAATAATCGTCACTCCTTTATTAATTAATGCGTTTACGTTACTCGCTTTAAGACGATTAATTTTACGCTTATTATATCACGTATGCGCTATGAGTTCATCTAATCAAAATACCCTTAATTAAAAAGACATTGCATTTATAGTGCAAATTCTTTAGAATATATAAGTTGAGTTTGCGGTTTCTAAACACCCGCATTATCAAAATTTAGGAGGAAAGAATATGTTTTATAATGAAATAATGGGAATTATTGCATTCCTAGTTACCTTTACGTTAATGGTAACGATGTTTAGATTATTTGGAAAGCAAGGCTTAATGGCTTGGGTAGCAATGGGAACGATCATTGCCAATATTCAAGTAATCAAAACAGTAGATATCTTTGCGATATCCGCCACTTTAGGTAATGTCATGTTTGCTTCGATTTATTTAGCAACTGATATTTTAAATGATATTTATGGCAGAAAAGTAGCGAAACGTGCAGTTTGGATGGGCTTTACCTCTTCATTAATTATGATTATTCTAATGCAGCTGTCATTGCATTTCATCCCTGCTCCAGAAGACATGTCTCAAAAGGCCCTCAGTACAATCTTTAATATTGTGCCGAGAATTGCGCTAGGCTCGATTATTGCTTATATCATTGGTCAGCATATTGACGTCTTTATTTTTAATGCTATTAAGAAAGTCTTTAAGTCAGATCGTACTTTTATTGTCAGAGCATATGGCAGTACTATTTTAAGTTCTATTATTGATACAGCATTATTTGTCTGTATCGCCTTTATTGGATTATTGCCAGGAAATGCGGTTTTTGAAATATTTATCACTACTTATGTCTTGAAACTTGTAGCTACTATCTTCAATGTGCCTTTCGGTTATCTTGCGAAATCAATGTATAGAAAAGGTAAAATTCAAGCGAAAGATGAAGGTTATTAATATTCGGGTAAACAAAAATGTAGTAAGACATTGAGGTGAGACTGAAATGGCTAAAATATATTTTGATGCAGCTGTTAAAGGAAATCCAGGGCCTGCTTCAGTTGCGGTTGTGATTGCAGAGGAATCTGAACATCAAATCTATACGAAAGACATCCCTTCAACAGATAACCATTCTGCTGAGTGGGAAGCCTTTATCTACGCGCTTGAATGTGCAAAAGCACAGCATGTAGAGACAGCTTTAGTTGCGACTGATTCAAAATTAGTTGCAGACACTTTGGAAAAAGGCTTTACAAAAAATGAAAAGTTTAAAGCTTATTTATTAGAAGCCGCTAAAAAAATGAAAGATTTTGATCTGTGTTTGATTAATTGGATACCGCGCGCTCAAAATAAAGAAGCGAATCACCATGCCCAACAAGCTCTATATCAGCAATTAAAATAAACAGGATTGAACAAATTGGGTTTCCATTTTGTTCAATCCTGTTTTTGCTTTAGAATGGCATAAATTCTCTATTAATATATTTACTTGAAACTTTCAAATCATGTTCATCGCACACTTGTATCGCGTTGATATAATCGACTTGATATTGCATTTGATTAAATAAAGACTCGATATCTAACGGTACTTCGGTGTGTATTTCGGCAAGCTGCTTGGATAACTTGAGGTCATCCATATGACTGATAATTTTCTTTTGTTGTGCAGGCGTTAAATCTTCAATATGTTGAATGACATTTTCGACCGACTGATATTGTTGAATCAGTTTAAGTGCCGTTTTCTCACCGATTCCTTTCACACCAGGGTATCCGTCTGCGCTGTCCCCCATGAAGGCTTTAATATCAATGAGTTGAAGCGGATTCAAATTATATTCTTGCTGATAGCGTTCTAAATCGTATTGGTTGTAAATATTGAAACCTTTTTTAGTCAGCCAGACTTGAACATTTGGATTAATACATTGCAGAATATCTTTATCTCCGGTTACGATGTAGATCTCATTCTCTTTAGATAAATGGCGACTTAAAGTTCCGATTACATCATCTGCCTCATAATTTTGTACTCCTACATTAATAAAACCAAGTGCTTCTGACATTTCTTTCACTAAATCAAATTGCGGTCTGAGTTCTTCAGGAGGAGCTGGACGGTGTTGTTTATAAGCCGTAAAAACTTCATTTCTGAAAGTTTGTTGTCCCATATCCCAACAAACAGCAATGTGTGTTGGTTGGATGTCCTCTATAGCAGAAAAGATATGTCTGATAAAGCCTTGTACCCCATTTGTAGGTACGCCTTCTCTATTTCTCATATATTGATGATGGATACTTGTAGCATAGAAATGGCGAAATAATAACGCCATTCCATCTACAAGTAGTACTTTGTTACTCATTTAAATATCCTCTTTCTAAGTTATAAAATTGATTTAAGTTGTGTATTTGCATCATCGATTTGCTTAATCAATGATGTATCTATTTTCACTTTAAGCAATTCATCAGCTTGATGATGAATTTCATCAGAAATATCACTGATTTGTGTTTCAGCACTCTGCCCCATCAATTTCACTTGTTGTTCAAGTTGTTGACGTAAAAGATTGATTTCATCTTGCAACAGCTCGACAGTATTCATCGTGATATCTTCTTGGATTTCTTTTTGAGCTTTAGGTTGCAATAAGCGTTTTTTAGATAATTTTCTAGGCAATGCTTGATTCATAGCTTCAAAATCAATATGCAGTGTATCGATAGCATCTTTGTTCATATCGATATTAAAGTGTGGATGAATCAAAATGTGCAAGTGATTTAATTTTTTTTCCACAGGAGCCAGTTGTTCTTCTAGTTGTTGATTAAAGAATTTTTTAATGCGTTCAGCAATTAAAGTCTGTTCCATATAGAGTCTGCCATGAATTTGCTCTAAATAAGTTTTGACAGCGGTACGTTTTTCATCTTCAAAGTCTTTGTTCTTAGTTATCTGTGCATTAAAAACTGTTCGAACTTCATCAAACAATTGTAGCTTTAAGCGTTCATTCAAATGATAAATTTGATCTTCAACTTCATTATAAGTATGTTGCTTAGATGTAGATAAAGTAGTTTCTGGAATAGCACCTTGTTGTTCAATTTCTTGTATTTTAGTTTGACGTTTTTCCATTTCTTGACGATTATTTTGGTAATCCTCGGACATCTCTGTAAAGGATTGACTGATTTGTTCTAATTGTGACTTCATTTGATGTTGCAAGACTACTTTGGATTCAACAGAAGCAAAGTAATCTAAACTTTCTTTGAGTGCGTTAAGACCGCTGTCGCCTTCTTTTAAAGCGCGTCGACTAGACACTGAATAGATTTCTGCAGGCATATTAACTTGGTTCAATGCATCTAATACATAATCTTCAACTGCTTCTAAATCATTATTAGTTTCTGCTAAATCTACAGCATTAATGACCATTTTGAAAGTTTGATTTTCATTTAATTGATTCATTTCTTTCATATATTCAATAAAGGCTTTGTCATTATCTGTAAATGAATGATTGAAATAACTTACATATAATATTAAATCTGAAGATGTAAGGATTTTTTCTGTTTCATTTGAATGACGTTGGTTATTTGAATACAGTCCTAAAGAATCTACAATAATTTTATTTTTCAGCCATTCAATCGGTAATTTTAAATGCACAGTTTCTACAAATGCAGCATAGGCATCTTCTGCACTCCATTTTTTAACTTCATCTTGATTAATATCGTGAGTTAAACCATTCTCTATCATATCTTGATATAAATCCACATGAGATTTTACTGCATTTACGAAAGCTAATTGTTCTTTTTTGAGAGAATTTTTTAAAGCAGTTGTATCCGTAGCTTTAAAATCATTTAAGCTGTCAAAGTGGAATTGCTGAGATTCAACAAGTTGGTTTAATTCAGCTAATAGTTGTTCTTCTTTCTTCAAAGTTATAGCACTTGAATCACCATAAGACAGTTCAGTTGTTGCTGCTGTCGTAGGGTTAGGCGAACTTACAAGATACGTATCTCCGAGTAAAGCATTGATTAAGCTGCTTTTACCTGCACTAAATGTTCCGAATACCCCGATTTTAACAATTTGCTGATCCATTCTATCGATC
Coding sequences:
- a CDS encoding queuosine precursor transporter, with product MFYNEIMGIIAFLVTFTLMVTMFRLFGKQGLMAWVAMGTIIANIQVIKTVDIFAISATLGNVMFASIYLATDILNDIYGRKVAKRAVWMGFTSSLIMIILMQLSLHFIPAPEDMSQKALSTIFNIVPRIALGSIIAYIIGQHIDVFIFNAIKKVFKSDRTFIVRAYGSTILSSIIDTALFVCIAFIGLLPGNAVFEIFITTYVLKLVATIFNVPFGYLAKSMYRKGKIQAKDEGY
- a CDS encoding 5'-3' exonuclease → MSNKVLLVDGMALLFRHFYATSIHHQYMRNREGVPTNGVQGFIRHIFSAIEDIQPTHIAVCWDMGQQTFRNEVFTAYKQHRPAPPEELRPQFDLVKEMSEALGFINVGVQNYEADDVIGTLSRHLSKENEIYIVTGDKDILQCINPNVQVWLTKKGFNIYNQYDLERYQQEYNLNPLQLIDIKAFMGDSADGYPGVKGIGEKTALKLIQQYQSVENVIQHIEDLTPAQQKKIISHMDDLKLSKQLAEIHTEVPLDIESLFNQMQYQVDYINAIQVCDEHDLKVSSKYINREFMPF
- a CDS encoding ribonuclease HI family protein → MAKIYFDAAVKGNPGPASVAVVIAEESEHQIYTKDIPSTDNHSAEWEAFIYALECAKAQHVETALVATDSKLVADTLEKGFTKNEKFKAYLLEAAKKMKDFDLCLINWIPRAQNKEANHHAQQALYQQLK
- a CDS encoding zinc-finger domain-containing protein — translated: MTIIFTKSEKQALDSIDELLNTYCKNCELKLYNRKENGKTYAHHFCIEECSVGKQIKQFGNELQ
- a CDS encoding conserved virulence factor C family protein, which encodes MEIVRIEPTPSPNTMKVVLNKQREDNQSSTYTSVKEGQPDFINHLLELEGVKSIFYVIDFLAIDKTPKANWEEVLPKITHVLNEDAGVDQSDEPVPDAHYGEIKAEVLKFKGVPYQIKLSTTENEERKQLPTQFVDTMLDAQKDDDNVVFMRKWEDLGKRYGEMDEVMKEVEEEIIALYPPEKLDDMLKEALNTDIVVPTTQYQHVTLEEFNQADDWKAQLRMLKSFPTPTKEDYPLIEAALNHPKVPIRREAVVLASMVEDQSVLPYLYQGLHDKNPGVRRTAGDGLSDLGYKEALPEMEKALADPQKIVRWRAAMFIFDEGGPDQLPALKAHEDDDAYEVKLQIQMAISRIENGDEALGSVWKQIANRNK